The Botrytis cinerea B05.10 chromosome 6, complete sequence region TCATCTGCCATTGACTCCAACTTCAATAAAACATGATCCACGCTGTTGTTGGTTCTCTTCAAGAGTAGCTCATGTTGTAGAACTGCATTGACAACTGGCTCAATTGTATCTAAAGCCGTTTTGATCTCGGGCTTGAGCAATTTGGCTATATGTGAAGCAAGTCCAGCCTGGAAGACCTCTCCAGAGATAGCTTCATCGATTATCCGTCGGAGGAGTTCCGGATCTGTTGGACTGCTACCGGAGAAGCTCGCATGTTTAGGACTGGTAGAATCATGAGATTTCCTTCCTTCAAATGATGCCCGTATCCGATGCGATAGGGGAGGTCGCGAATTGGTCGGCATCCTTCTCGTGCCCTCTCCtcttgaattttctttcctgagACTACCAGAAGTACCAACAGAAGGTTGAAGATTAACTGGCATTGAAAAAATTAAACAAATGGTAAAACGAACGAAATAAACTTAAAGATGAACACTTGGGACGATTGACGTtcaagaaataatattagagaGTTGCCTTACAATTAATCTTACCTTTTGCCCATGTCCCCAGTCCGCATATATGACAATTTGAACacttgagatatataaaacatGGTTGTATAGCACGAATGGTTGTCAATTCATGCGTAGTTAAACGTTGGACTCAATGTTCAGTGGTTGAAAGGGGGTGAGAGAAGTGAGAGCAAATGATGTGTTGTTTTGGAGTGGAGtcaaatgaatgaatgatgtttcTTGAGGCGCTTTCGCTATGCCCAAGTTGCCTTTGCAGTGCTTTGGTACTTCACCGGGAACTGGGGTGCAGCTCAATGCCGGGCTTCCCCCCTCGAGCGATCATCCCTTCATCTGATGCCGTACACGTATTACCATTGAGGTTGTGATTAGACGCTGGCCAAAGGTGTTGTTATGAAAAGTTCGGATCAAGCAAACTTTAATTGATCAGTGAGAACTGTCAGTCAATACAAGAGCTGTGAGTGGTGTCTAATAGTAGTAGTTCCAAAAATGACCTCGAAATGCTCAGGTAGACAATTAGgtctgtgtgtgtgtctgatgctgatggagaagagggaggggTTACATTTGGAGGGGAAATTCCCAACCATTGGCAGCAAAGGCCCAAAAGACCTAACATCGACACGACAGTTGAGGTGTAAATGTGAAATGACTACGACTTGGGCAGAAAGTAGTACATGTCATTTTAGCTCCCGTTGCCGTTGCCGTTGTTTGTTGTTCGGCTGGCGAaggataaataaataaatgacaATCAAGCTCCAACCTTGTTTTGTGCTTCGCTGGAAGCTATATTACAGAGTATGCCTGCGAAGTATCCATAATTGGGAAAGTGTACATCGTGTCACATCGAGCATGATCGGTTCTCTCATAGGGCGGAAATCTGACACAAGGTTAATAAATTACCTTTTATACCGTCACGACTGTGTGCTCTGGGAGAGGATCTTGTCTCGAACATGTATGGGATGGTTCAGGGGTCATCGTCTAAACCCAAACGactaattgaatttaatgcttctctcccaaaatatcttttaaacTTCGTCGACGCCGAGACTTTTGCCTTTGCCATATGCCCTTCGCATTCTGTAAATTTGATGAATACCTGCAAAGGATTTCTGAAGGGTGGTCTTGGGTAGTAAGACGACGAATATACCCGGATTACAACACAAAACGATATCCAATACTTTGCCGCATTCTCATTGTCATGCTCGTATATCATCGGCGTTCATGCTATCATATGACCCTCCTTTCCACCCTTTGTATTCTCCGACACTCTCTTGTGTTCACAGCATGTCAAATTCTGAGATGTACATTATTCCACTGCCCCGAATTTCCCTCCTATCCGAAATTCGGTAATATTCTATGCCGATGACCGACCAACTGCATTTCGCTTGCATTTTGGCTGGATTTTGGCCTGCCTCGGCAAAACATGGAAAAGCGCGGTATCGGTATAGCTCCCTCTTGACGATCACAAGCTTCATTCACAACATTCCCCTCCAATAAACATTCCTTTCGCTGTCAGATCTTCTCACAATCCCTCAAagtttccttccttccttaccctctcctctcccagCCATGGCTCCCACTTCTACCTCTACCTCTACTGGAGCtcagataaatcaaaagattgacACCATCAACCCTCACCTGCCCCACGTCCCTGAATCTAAAGCCGAATTAAAACAAGACGCCGAAATTGTTGTTCAAAAGTCATTCGCAGGATTACGGTCACTGGCCGCTGGAGGTTTCGGTGGTGTTTGTGCAGTGATTGTTGGTCACCCATTTGATTTGGTCAAAGTCCGTTTACAAACGGCGGAGAGAGGGGTCTACAAAGGTGCTATTGATGTGGTTACGAAATCTGTCGCGAAGGATGGTCTTGCGAGGGGTTTATATGCGGGTGTGAGTGCGCCGCTGGTGGGTGTCACTCCTATGTGTATGtttcctctttccccttcctctGCTATTGATTATTCTTTTCGTGGCTTCGAGATCGAACTGCCTTGACACATAACTAATCTTTCTACTGAACAGTCGCTGTATCTTTCTGGGGTTTCGATGTTGGCAAGAACCTTGTGCGCAACTTTACCTCCACTGCCCCTCACGAACCCCTCACAATCGCCCAAATTAGTACGGCTGGTTTCTTCTCCGCCATTCCACAAACTATCATTACCGCCCCATTTGAACGTGTCAAGGTCCTCCTACAAATTCAAGGTCAAAAAGAACTTGCGCCGGGGGAAAAGCCAAAATACAATGGTGGTGTCGATGTGGTGAAGCAACTTTACAAAGAAGGTGGTATCAAATCAGTCTTCCGAGGATCAGGTGCTACACTAGCAAGAGATGGGCCTGGAAGTGCCGCATATTTCGCAACTTACGAATACATTAAGCGTCGTCTAACTCCTATAGACCCCGTCACCGGAAAACCGGGGAAGGACTTGAGTTTATTGGCAATCACCGGAGCGGGAGCATGCGCAGGTGTAGCAATGTGGATTCCAGTTTTCCCAGTTGATACAGTCAAGTCGAGGCTACAGACTATGGAAGGGAAGCCAACCATTGGAGGTGTTATCAAAGGATTGTATAGAAATGGAGGGCTTAAGGCGTTCTTCCCTGGGTTCGGACCAGCATTGGCAAGAGCTGTCCCTGCTAACGCCGCAACATTTTTGGGTGTTGAATTGGCGCATCAAGCTATGAATAAGGTGTTCGACTGAGTGGCTAAGAGATGGAACCAATACCTCTTGAATGGAACTTGGGACAAAGGGGGGTGGTTACCGTTGAGAATAGACAATAGGGAACAGGGGGTACTTTGCTACTGCCACGTTGGTAGAGATagatttctttaattctggctggaaggaaaagaatttataGACTTGAGATACCATACAATTGAACTTATTAAGGAGAACAACACCTAGTTGTGTTCAAACATTCTCTGGATTTTGATAAGGGAATCGAATTCACATTGCATACCCACACGACAtactttaataatattattcaactACCACAATACAATAAGAACGAATAGTCGTTGTCGTCGTGTAAGTAGCTCATGATTACTTGCGCATAGTGAATATCGTTACATATTAGATAGATATCACGCTTATCGTACAGTATCATTGAACTTCAAATTGATTACAAAGcatctaatttatttattcgtTTGACTCTCACTCCCCTCGGAACCATCGTCTCATCAACATTATCATGCCATAAACCTTCCCTGGCCGCAGTGATTTGACAATTCTCTGGTAAGCTCCTCTAACCTCATAATGTTCTCTCCCATAACATATACCCTTATACAGAACCCTCTTAAGCCAACCCTTGACCATGCTTTTAAACACCTTCGTCCTGTGCGATTTCATCCTTGAATGCTGAACGAGCTTTATGcgtaatatatatatatattctcccAAAATACATGTTCATTTTCTCTACCATATATTGAAGGTTCACCAATGACCCGAACACTTGTTCAGAGATCCTTCATTCGAAGAAGAGCTCCAATTACAAATAATGGCCATTACCTACCGTTCATCCTGAGGAACTCCAGGAACGCTTTTCATTGTGTGCCGAGATCACCATATTCTACTGGTAGAGATACAGCGTCTCCAGGCATATCTGAGTACCCCTTGAGGAACTTGGGGCAAGATGAAGAACCCAGGTTTAAGCCTTCAAATGGGGGTTGCGTTCCTATGAGGGAATGGCAGAAATCGAAAGTATGGACCAAAATATTCAGTCCATACTATGACCCCAAAAAGTTTCAACCTTTGCGCCTACTAAGTACCCCTGTGCCACTGTGGGATATGGCGCCTGGTTGCATTCTATTTCTTCCCGGTGAAAGCAAGCTGGACCCTCTGGCCCGCGCAGCAGTCGAAAAATATGGCAACATTGGCATGGCTGGCCATCCTGTCATGGTTCTGGCAGTTGATGTGAAAGGGGTTAACGAAGCTTCCGTTGCTGTGGCAATAGTCAGATCCTACTCTCAACATAAAGATGAGTGTCGATATCTTGGGTTGGACTGGTTTGATACTAGACACTTCGAGATAAAACAGAGTGGCAATCATGATATACCTCCACGACTCGAGTACAATGTAAAAAGAGTACGGCTGTACAAAACACCTTGTTCAAAttcttcgaattcaataCGACAATTCGTTCAAACACAATCCATCATCACTGTTCCTTTCCAATATTTGTTGACGGAAACCAGGTGGGACCCACTAACTCATTGGTGGCCTTCATCCTGTCTTAATGGTTGGGGTAAACGTATCATAAAGGAAGATTTTATGCACATCGCTGAAACTATTGGCTTCAAGCCAGATCCATGGCTTAGTAGTGGTCCATACATGTGGAAGGATTTTGTTCAAAAGACTGGGATCAACACATTTGGTCTTGATATTGAGGATCCTGCGCTATACGACGAGCAAGCCTTTTATCGCCAAATGTGGGAAGAGGGACAggaaaaatataataagcACTTTAACTTGCCTTCGAATCACACTTTGAGCGCCAACGATTATTCGCCCTTGGGATGGGCTTTCGATCGAATGCCACATACAGGGCTCGTACGCAGGAGAGTTCACTCTCTGAGGTCATCTTCTTATAAGAAATTTCGCCTCAATACTCCAGCTACATCTCATGTCTCTACTCAAGATTAATTTCAATAGTTCCTATCTTACTCTTACACTCAGCTGTGGGGACTTACCGAGTTATCAGAATCATAAAATTTTCAGAAACTGCATCATACCATATCGCATCTATCCTCTCGTTTCCAACAACTATTTTGCTTGATATGTCGCGGGCAAATCGTGAAGGTATGATGTCTGTGGTAATTCCGTTTAATACTCAATCTTATTGCTGAGTGTAGTGCTGAAAGTTCCCCATTACGTTTCTTGGGCATCGCATACATTGCTGATACTTTGTCGATGTTGAAGCTGCATTCTGAGTTCTGTGATCTCCATAAGCGAATGTGAAAGGTACGTGGTTGAGGGCACAGGTGTGTATTTTATTGTCCCGATCTCGTCATCGAAGGACTTTCCTCTTACTTCCTTGACCTTTCAGCTCTGTTTACCACTTGCAGCTTTTTTTCATCCCTTTACGAGGCCGCCAAAATTAGCAGATGAAATGGGAATGAGTGCTATGGAATCGGGCTTAGTTTATAGTGTGCAATAATGGTGAACACATTTTCTGTACTATGGATGTATCGCTATTCACTGTCTCATTTTACAATCCAGTGATCAGTTCAAAAGCACAAATGTAACTACATGATATTCTACAACACTATAGAACAAAGAGGCGGGTAGAAAACGTGAGACGATGTGTTATGTATCCAAAAGTCTCGAATCAACTACTGTACTCCCTCGATCTTTGGACATTGTGTTTATTTTCGGTCCGCGATGGAAATATCTCCTAGAGCTTTATCATCTGTGAAAATGTTTCGGAGGGAAAATATCGAGTGGTTAAGCCATGATGTGATACTCTCGTGATTAAACCACCCAGTACGGACGGCAATGTTGAGTCTACTCTCATTGCATATTTGAAACTTCGCGGTATCTATATGATATGAACTCGCGTCGAGATTTTACAAAGTAAATCTTTCCGCTGCTGATAGTTCGTATCTGTTCATTAGGTGTAGCTTATACTAGTATATCAGTATATCATTTCCGGACTTGCAAGTTTTCGTTTTtatgttgtgttgtgttgttgtgTGTTATGCTGGAGATGCTTTCTTAATTCCTGTCAAATACCTCTCCATCTCAGCCTTGAATCTTATCAAGGAGTGAgttgggggggagggaagggcACTTCGCATTCATTAAAGAGCTGTTGGAGATGGGGTACTGGGAAGTCGGTATACGCATTATTCGCACCAGCAGATCATGTCATCTGTCGGGAATTCGTATGGTTCTTCGACTTTACATCGGATACTTGTCTATCTGCATGTGCTTTCGACGtactttctctctctcatatTGAATATACTCGCGTTTTAGGAATGATCCCTTCCTTTTCGAGATGGATGGTGAAGCTGGTGATGTCACAAGTGGAGGTGTGTTGGTAGGTTGTGTTGTAGTGTCTTCCTCAACGGGAGGGAGGTTagttgagagttgagagttgagagttgagagttgagagttgagagttaGGGAATGGTGTATATGTttgtgtgggtgtgggtgtgggtgtgggtgtggggCGCCTAGAGCCATGGAAATTATTTACGAATAGATACCCGTACCCGTAAATCCTTCGCTCCTTGGGTTCTTGTGTCTGCTCACTTACAGTCTTTGCTCATTTACCTcatgtaatatataatatacacTAGCTATCTAAGGACTCACTGAAATAGGGACGGAGATGTGACATTACTCAacgagaaaaaagaaagaaaaaaaaacacaaaaaaacaaagtcATATGTGcaatttgattcaatttgTCTGTTCAAAGATTTATCAACTATTCCTTTCTCCCAAATTCGTGAATATACACGTCATGAGGAAATAATAACGCCATTTTACATCCATCCcaacccatcccatcatccatcaaccaaactatctatccattttgatttcttcccCTCAATCTAAGCAATCCCACCTTCCTGTCCTTCAATTCCACCCATACCACCCATTTGTACTTCCGATCCACCAGTCTCTTCGCccttctcaatcttttcgGCTTTAACATCCACACCCCTATTAGCTACCTGCTCTACGCCTGCAACCAACGTATCATAAGGTCCTTCTCGAATTTgtacatctccatctctctgATCTCCTTTCTTTATCTCTGTGGCAGCTGCACCCTCTAATccaccatcaacatcaaccttgacttctccattctcaacCTTGAATCCTGGAGCTACCTCAGTCGTGGATTCTCCTTCCTTTTTAAGTTCCGCTTCCCTTTGTGCTCCCACTGAATTATTAACCAAAGGTGTGGTAtcattgaaaattctcaataaCATAGCACTTCTATCCTCCTTTGCCAACATCAAATTAAGCGAATGCATACTTCTCCACAAAGGAAGAACCATTCTCTCGGTAAAAGCATCTTCACCTTCACCTGgttcaattctcaaaacaCAACATCCCATTCCGATATCTCTGACTCGctctccaatctctccaagatctttccatccatcgcCTGATACTTTAGGGAACATTTCAATCAAGAGAGTACGAAGTGTCTCTTTCTTAGACAAATTGACAACTCTTCCGTCTCCGACATAACCTTGAAGAATTGGCATACCTTCAGATTGAATACGCCATCTGCAAACACCCTCTCCTTGAACATCTTGTTTCATGAACATTTTGACACCAGCATGAACGAACTTTATTCCCTTACCCTCATTCTCGGATAAGATATCTCTGATCAACGCAGTTGTGTAGTAAATAGTCTTAGCTGGTTCACCAGTTGCATTTCTGACCAAGAATCTATCTCTTGGGAACTTTTCGCTTAATTTGTAGAAAGATTCAATATCTTGAACTTGAGAGTGATCGCCGggaatatatttgaatgCCTCCTCAAATGCTTGATTTTGACCGTACTTGTTAAGAAGCTTTTTTGGTGGAGCATCAGCTTGTTGATCGCCTGGACGAGTTGTGAGATCCAATTCTGCAcctggtggtggtgggaaATGTTCTGTACGACCCTCGGTAGGTGCCGAAGCATGAATTTCAGTATCGTCTGTCTTTAATTTTTTGTTCTCAATAGCGGCGTCCATTTCGGTGTCTTCGATCTCTGAGGCAGGACGCTTAGAGCCGACGGTGTGTGTTGCATCGGATCCAGATTGTTCTTGGTTTTGACGTGCTACAGGTGTAACTTCATCAAGAGTGGATGTGGTAGGGTGAGTAAGTTCATCAGCTGCCTCAATTTTTGGTGCGACAGTCTCACCATCCTTTGGAGCAGGGGCAGactcaatctcatcaacaATTGCTGTGATGGGAGGTTTTGGTgcaatctttttgttttccgATTCTGGCTTTGCTTTGAATTCTGCTTGTTTCTCCAAAATTGTGATAAAGAAACCACCAGTATCTTGCAAATGTGCGTAGACACGCATGCATTGATCCAATGGAACACTTGACATAGATTCATCAGTTGGTGGAAACATTCCCTCGACTAATCTACCAGTCCAGTCATCTTGTCCATTTTCTGCAATGAATTTTTGTAATTCAGCCCAGGATTTCCAAATACGGCCTTTCTTATCCATGACGGTCCAAGTTTTCAGACCTGGTCTCCTCTTCAGTAAAGGTAATTGATCATCGCTGGATACCAATTTAACCTTCTCGGGTCCCCCGCATCTTTCAATAGCGGAAGCAACAACTGCTTCATTTTCGATAGGATTCATACTACAAGTAGAGTAGACAACACGTCCACCAACCTTGAGCATTTGAAGAGCTCTAACCAGAATACGAACTTGTGTAACATAAAGTCCAAGTGCATTACCTGGATTCCAATCCTTCCACAAATTAACATTCTTTCTGGTTGTACCATCTCCAGAACAAGGGACATCGGCCAAAATTCGATCGAATTTAAGGTATCGGTTGGTCGCTGGGTTTTCTGGCGTAGGTGGaagtttgattgatggaaacATAGTGGCATCGTGATTGGTAACGATAAGATTGGGTGATGAAAGTCGTTTAAGTTGATGAATCAACATGTGACTTCTTTTGTAGTCGGCATCGTTGGCGATCAATAAACCTGTAGCTCTTCCATCATCACTTGGGTCAAGCTCTAATTCTGCGTCTGCGCTTCCGTCTCCTTTCAAAACCGCTTGAACTCTGCTTTCCTCTCCATGATGTACCATTTCCAACAATTGAGCTGCCTTACTTCCTGGGGCAGCGCACATATCCAAAACGGTCATTCCAGGTTTCAAGTCCATGACCAAAGGTGGAATCATACTGACAATCTCCTGTCTACTGATATTTCCGACACTGGTTTCTGAAACCAagaatttttggaatttggcaAAGGGAGGAGATTTTCGGATGACAGTTTTCGAAGTCTTCATCGACCATGCAAGTTCATCAGGGTACCATGGAACTGGCATTGGAGGTTCAACCGGGCTACCATCGAATTGCTTGATTTCCGAGATTTCAGGAATGTATCgttctttcaattgtttttgaacTGCAATTGCATGTCTATAAATTGTTAGAGAATTGGACCAGGCGAGACATATCATTCTAATGAAATCATATTCAAGTAA contains the following coding sequences:
- the Bcncl1 gene encoding Bcncl1; the protein is MGQRGKRGRGGRGGRGGRNGGRSRDNQVDNRCSFEKVPKSNEKFERYYNELLNLEEAENEEFWGALKRELPNSFRFAGSKGHAIAVQKQLKERYIPEISEIKQFDGSPVEPPMPVPWYPDELAWSMKTSKTVIRKSPPFAKFQKFLVSETSVGNISRQEIVSMIPPLVMDLKPGMTVLDMCAAPGSKAAQLLEMVHHGEESRVQAVLKGDGSADAELELDPSDDGRATGLLIANDADYKRSHMLIHQLKRLSSPNLIVTNHDATMFPSIKLPPTPENPATNRYLKFDRILADVPCSGDGTTRKNVNLWKDWNPGNALGLYVTQVRILVRALQMLKVGGRVVYSTCSMNPIENEAVVASAIERCGGPEKVKLVSSDDQLPLLKRRPGLKTWTVMDKKGRIWKSWAELQKFIAENGQDDWTGRLVEGMFPPTDESMSSVPLDQCMRVYAHLQDTGGFFITILEKQAEFKAKPESENKKIAPKPPITAIVDEIESAPAPKDGETVAPKIEAADELTHPTTSTLDEVTPVARQNQEQSGSDATHTVGSKRPASEIEDTEMDAAIENKKLKTDDTEIHASAPTEGRTEHFPPPPGAELDLTTRPGDQQADAPPKKLLNKYGQNQAFEEAFKYIPGDHSQVQDIESFYKLSEKFPRDRFLVRNATGEPAKTIYYTTALIRDILSENEGKGIKFVHAGVKMFMKQDVQGEGVCRWRIQSEGMPILQGYVGDGRVVNLSKKETLRTLLIEMFPKVSGDGWKDLGEIGERVRDIGMGCCVLRIEPGEGEDAFTERMVLPLWRSMHSLNLMLAKEDRSAMLLRIFNDTTPLVNNSVGAQREAELKKEGESTTEVAPGFKVENGEVKVDVDGGLEGAAATEIKKGDQRDGDVQIREGPYDTLVAGVEQVANRGVDVKAEKIEKGEETGGSEVQMGGMGGIEGQEGGIA
- the Bccrc1 gene encoding Bccrc1, whose translation is MAPTSTSTSTGAQINQKIDTINPHLPHVPESKAELKQDAEIVVQKSFAGLRSLAAGGFGGVCAVIVGHPFDLVKVRLQTAERGVYKGAIDVVTKSVAKDGLARGLYAGVSAPLVGVTPMFAVSFWGFDVGKNLVRNFTSTAPHEPLTIAQISTAGFFSAIPQTIITAPFERVKVLLQIQGQKELAPGEKPKYNGGVDVVKQLYKEGGIKSVFRGSGATLARDGPGSAAYFATYEYIKRRLTPIDPVTGKPGKDLSLLAITGAGACAGVAMWIPVFPVDTVKSRLQTMEGKPTIGGVIKGLYRNGGLKAFFPGFGPALARAVPANAATFLGVELAHQAMNKVFD